In a single window of the uncultured Erythrobacter sp. genome:
- a CDS encoding class II aldolase/adducin family protein → MATQLKPTIECSKEEWQARLDLAACYRIFDHLGWSESIYNHISLKVPGEADTFLINPFGLLYSEVTASNLVKIDVEGNNVGGSPYMVNKAGFTQHGYFHKHLGARADAICHVHTTATMAVASHKDGLLPTNFYACNFQGQIGYHDFEGITVRAEEGERLVQNLGNHSILMLRNHGPVVMDRTIQGMFVKMWALQRACEIQVATLSMGNPVLVPQEVVDVHQRDLSVMSGQGGAGMFDFEAWKRRVDKIDDSWRH, encoded by the coding sequence ATGGCAACCCAGCTCAAACCCACGATTGAATGCAGCAAGGAAGAGTGGCAGGCGCGGCTTGACCTCGCGGCGTGCTATCGCATCTTCGACCACCTCGGCTGGTCGGAATCGATCTACAACCACATCTCGCTGAAGGTGCCGGGAGAGGCTGACACCTTCCTCATCAACCCGTTCGGGCTGCTGTACAGCGAAGTGACCGCGTCGAACCTCGTCAAGATCGATGTCGAGGGCAATAATGTCGGCGGTTCGCCCTATATGGTGAACAAGGCGGGCTTCACCCAGCACGGCTATTTCCACAAGCATCTGGGCGCGCGGGCGGACGCGATCTGCCATGTCCACACGACGGCGACGATGGCCGTGGCGAGCCATAAGGACGGGCTGCTGCCGACCAATTTCTACGCCTGCAATTTCCAGGGCCAGATCGGCTACCACGATTTCGAAGGCATCACCGTGCGCGCCGAAGAAGGCGAGCGGCTGGTGCAGAACCTCGGCAATCACTCCATCCTGATGCTGCGCAACCACGGCCCGGTGGTGATGGACCGCACGATCCAGGGGATGTTCGTGAAGATGTGGGCGCTCCAGCGCGCCTGCGAGATTCAGGTTGCGACGCTCAGCATGGGCAACCCCGTGCTCGTCCCGCAAGAGGTGGTCGATGTCCACCAGCGTGACCTCTCCGTGATGAGCGGGCAGGGCGGCGCGGGTATGTTCGATTTCGAGGCGTGGAAGCGCCGGGTCGACAAGATCGACGATAGCTGGCGGCATTAA
- a CDS encoding (2Fe-2S)-binding protein: MSRMTVNERPVEFDLDPRMPLLYALREAMNLTGTKACGGGAECSGACMVLVDGVALRSCAITLAEAEGRLITTIEGVSRDRSHPVQQAMVAQQAIQCGYCTPGIVIAVAALLQRNPVPTREDIDAAVPNICRCGVYPRLIKAVEQAGRVGQRQERISAAPAPGISPEDAAKAVPALRVPTPE; the protein is encoded by the coding sequence ATGTCCCGCATGACCGTCAACGAACGGCCGGTCGAGTTCGACCTCGATCCCCGTATGCCGCTGCTCTACGCGCTGCGTGAGGCGATGAACCTCACCGGCACCAAGGCGTGTGGGGGCGGGGCGGAATGTTCGGGCGCGTGCATGGTGTTGGTCGATGGGGTGGCGCTGCGGTCTTGCGCGATCACGCTGGCCGAGGCTGAGGGGCGTTTGATCACGACGATCGAGGGGGTGTCGCGCGATCGTTCGCACCCCGTGCAGCAGGCGATGGTGGCGCAGCAGGCGATCCAGTGCGGGTATTGCACCCCCGGCATCGTCATCGCGGTTGCCGCGCTGCTCCAGCGCAACCCCGTGCCGACCCGCGAGGATATCGACGCGGCGGTCCCCAATATCTGTCGCTGCGGGGTGTATCCGCGGCTGATCAAGGCGGTCGAGCAGGCGGGCCGCGTGGGGCAGCGGCAGGAGCGGATCAGCGCCGCGCCTGCCCCCGGCATCAGTCCCGAAGACGCCGCCAAGGCCGTCCCGGCACTGCGAGTGCCCACGCCGGAATAA